A genomic window from Solanum stenotomum isolate F172 chromosome 10, ASM1918654v1, whole genome shotgun sequence includes:
- the LOC125842768 gene encoding uncharacterized protein LOC125842768 has product MEDSILKQKTQLHWFKEGDANTKYFHSLIRGRRRRLFIHTIIREDGERIHRVDNIADAACAHFQNIFTGEDKVINEDAINCIPRMVSQEHNNTLTAMPNLEDLKEVVFSMNPNSAAGPDGMNGLFFQKCWHIIKHDLLGVIHAFFCGQMIPKYFSHSCIVLLPKVTNPNKLTEFRPISLSNFTSKIISKLSGFIKGRSISENIMLAQEIIHQIRKPNIGSNVIIKLDMAKAYDRVSWSYICLVLRKMGFHEIFIDMVWRIMANNWYSIIVNGKRHGFFHFTRGLKQGDPLSSTLFIFGAEVLSRSLNRLHSNPDYHGFVMEPKGPQVNHLSFADDIILFSSGRQKTLKLIMQTLNLYEETSGQLVNTDKSHFMVHPNAFNNTRDRIKMITGFRQKEGPITYLGCPLFVGRPRIIYFSDLINKVLCRVTGESLTWKHMMHNKHKIEEHIHWKLNSGNCSFWWDNWLGMGPLAYQSTGSNRFNQITVADFWLEGRWNLNMLLQQAPNSQLANILATELHIQQGIPDQAVWKPNSDGTFSCSSAWNVIREKRNKTKFNSFIWHKSIPFKSSFILWRALRGKLPTNEKLTSFGNEAANCFCCCNRPGLDTIENTFNNGQFATNVWKSFAAPAGIITDHSSLPQLITQWWSAKASNEAHRLLLHATPIFICWNLWKNRCASRHGGKQSNISRVKYAIYKDNYKLMTTCFPHIKWPSRWWDLIQLGEKCTHDTKVTVVKWIKPPDGWVKINTDGSALGNPGKIGAGGIIRDQSGKMLLAFATPLGEGSNNQAEVAATLFGMTWSLQLGYRNVILEVDSQLLVDCIENKTNPHWGINTQLLKLQALTRQANEFKCKHTFREANFVADSLSKYSHKITSPQIYLGIHQLPKETRAYYQLDILEMANFRRRKIKKIKEPP; this is encoded by the exons ATGGAGGATTccattttgaaacaaaaaactCAATTACATTGGTTTAAAGAAGGTGATGCAAACACAAAATATTTCCATTCACTGATAAGGGGAAGGAGAAGAAGACTGTTTATTCATACCATTATCAGAGAGGATGGAGAAAGGATACATAGAGTAGACAATATTGCTGATGCTGCTTGTGCCCACTTCCAAAATATCTTTACAGGAGAGGATAAGGTTATCAATGAAGATGCCATCAATTGTATTCCCAGAATGGTCAGTCAAGAGCATAATAATACCCTTACTGCCATGCCTAACCTGGAAGACTTGAAGGAAGTGGTTTTCTCCATGAATCCTAATTCTGCAGCTGGTCCGGATGGGATGAATGGTTTATTCTTTCAGAAATGTTGGCACATTATCAAACATGATCTTCTTGGTGTCATTCATGCTTTCTTTTGTGGCCAAATGATtcctaaatatttttctcactcTTGTATAGTTCTCCTTCCTAAAGTGACCAATCCCAACAAGCTAACAGAATTCAGACCCATCAGTCTAAGCAATTTCACTAGTAAGATCATTTCTAAATTA TCTGGGTTCATCAAGGGGAGAAGTATATCAGAAAATATTATGTTGGCTCAGGAGATCATTCATCAGATCAGGAAACCAAATATTGGTAGCAATGTCATTATTAAACTTGACATGGCAAAAGCGTATGATAGGGTCTCTTGGTCGTATATATGCTTGGTGCTGAGAAAAATGGGATTTCATGAGATATTTATTGATATGGTTTGGAGGATCATGGCCAACAATTGGTATTCTATTATTGTCAATGGCAAAAGACATGGTTTCTTCCACTTCACCAGAGGTTTGAAGCAAGGCGATCCTCTATCTTCTACCCTCTTTATTTTCGGTGCAGAGGTCCTTTCTAGATCCCTGAACAGACTTCATAGTAATCCTGACTATCATGGTTTCGTGATGGAACCCAAAGGCCCTCAAGTTAATCATTTAAGTTTCGCAGATGATATTATTCTCTTCTCTTCGGGGAGACAAAAAACTCTGAAACTTATTATGCAAACCTTGAACTTATATGAGGAAACCTCTGGCCAGCTTGTTAACACTGACAAAAGCCATTTTATGGTCCACCCTAATGCCTTCAACAACACCAGAGACAGAATCAAAATGATCACTGGCTTCAGACAAAAGGAGGGCCCTATTACTTACCTTGGCTGTCCTCTTTTTGTTGGTAGACCTAGGATTATTTACTTTTCTGATCTTATTAACAAAGTGCTTTGCAGGGTCACAG GAGAGTCTTTGACATGGAAACACATGATGCACAACAAACACAAAATTGAGGAACATATTCATTGGAAACTAAACTCAGGCAACTGTTCCTTTTGGTGGGACAATTGGCTTGGAATGGGACCTTTGGCGTACCAATCCACTGGCAGTAACAGGTTCAACCAGATAACTGTAGCAGATTTTTGGCTCGAGGGAAGATGGAACTTGAACATGCTCCTGCAACAGGCCCCTAACAGCCAGTTGGCCAATATCCTCGCCACAGAACTTCACATCCAGCAGGGCATCCCAGACCAAGCTGTTTGGAAACCTAACAGTGATGGCACATTCAGCTGCTCATCTGCATGGAATGTGATCAGGGAGAAGAGGAACAAGACTAAATTCAACTCCTTCATTTGGCATAAGAGTATCCCCTTTAAaagttcttttattttgtgGAGAGCTTTACGTGGTAAACTTCCTACTAACGAAAAACTAACAAGCTTTGGCAATGAAGCTGCAAactgtttttgttgttgtaacaGGCCAGGATTGGACACTATAGAGAACACCTTCAATAATGGACAATTTGCTACCAATGTGTGGAAAAGCTTTGCTGCACCAGCAGGAATCATCACAGATCACAGCTCCCTACCCCAACTCATCACGCAATGGTGGTCAGCTAAGGCCAGCAACGAAGCACACAGACTACTATTACATGCTACACCTATCTTCATTTGCTGGAATCTCTGGAAAAATAGATGTGCTAGCAGACATGGAGGGAAACAATCAAACATTAGTAGGGTCAAATATGCAATCTACAAGGACAACTACAAATTAATGACGACATGCTTTCCTCATATCAAATGGCCTTCACGCTGGTGGGATCTGATTCAGCTGGGGGAAAAATGCACTCATGACACAAAAGTAACCGTTGTTAAGTGGATCAAACCTCCAGATGGCTGGGTTAAAATTAACACTGATGGCAGTGCCTTAGGGAATCCCGGCAAAATTGGAGCTGGAGGCATCATAAGAGATCAATCTGGAAAAATGTTGCTAGCATTTGCAACTCCTTTGGGGGAAGGTTCTAATAACCAAGCAGAGGTGGCAGCAACTCTCTTTGGGATGACCTGGTCACTACAGCTAGGTTACAGGAACGTCATTTTGGAGGTGGACTCACAACTCTTGGTAGACTGCATAGAGAACAAAACCAACCCCCATTGGGGCATTAACACACAACTCTTGAAACTACAAGCCCTTACAAGACAAGCAAATGAATTCAAATGCAAGCACACTTTCCGAGAAGCAAATTTTGTGGCCGACTCTCTTTCAAAGTATAGCCATAAAATTACTAGTCCACAGATATACCTCGGCATACACCAACTACCAAAGGAAACTAGAGCCTACTATCAATTAGATATACTTGAAATGGCAAATTTCCGAAGAAGGAAGATCAAGAAGATCAAAGAACCCCCTTGA